One genomic segment of Pseudonocardia sp. T1-2H includes these proteins:
- a CDS encoding SRPBCC family protein — protein MTLTSVDKDPETRTMTFTAQFDAPVARVWQVWSDPRQLERWWGPPTYPATVVDHDLTPGGSVTYLMTGPEGDKHRGWWRVQAVDAPHRLEFEDGFADHAGNPNADLPTTTVRVTLREQAGGGTRMEIASTFPSLEAMEQLIAMGMEEGMAAAIGQIDQLLAPQGR, from the coding sequence GTGACACTGACCAGCGTCGACAAGGATCCCGAGACCAGGACGATGACCTTCACCGCGCAGTTCGACGCACCGGTCGCCCGGGTCTGGCAGGTGTGGAGCGACCCGCGTCAGCTCGAACGGTGGTGGGGGCCGCCGACCTACCCGGCGACCGTCGTCGACCATGACCTCACCCCTGGCGGCAGCGTCACCTACCTGATGACCGGGCCCGAGGGCGATAAGCACAGGGGATGGTGGCGTGTGCAGGCCGTCGACGCGCCCCACCGCCTCGAGTTCGAGGACGGGTTCGCCGACCACGCCGGCAATCCCAACGCCGACCTGCCGACCACGACGGTCCGCGTCACCCTCCGAGAACAGGCCGGGGGCGGGACCCGGATGGAGATCGCGTCGACCTTCCCGAGCCTCGAGGCCATGGAGCAGCTGATCGCCATGGGCATGGAGGAGGGCATGGCCGCCGCGATCGGGCAGATCGACCAGCTGCTCGCTCCGCAGGGCCGCTGA
- a CDS encoding trans-aconitate 2-methyltransferase, translating into MTSTTWDPSLYLDFDDHRSRPFHDLLARVRAEDPRRVVDLGCGPGHLTSVLFARWPDAVVDAIDSSLDMVAAARASGVEAVQQDVVAWMPTPDTDVVVTNAVLQWVPSHPDLLPRWIAALPAGASFAMQVPGNFGAPSHGLLRELAEEDEWRGRVVLRGASTVLEPTEYTSLLSAAGADVDAWETTYVQRLTGEDPVLHWISGTAMRPVRHALDDADYARFTARLAPRLREAYPRERDGTTWFPFRRIFAVARKR; encoded by the coding sequence GTGACGAGCACGACCTGGGACCCCTCGCTCTACCTCGACTTCGACGACCATCGCTCCCGGCCCTTTCACGACCTCCTCGCGCGGGTGCGCGCCGAGGACCCGCGCCGCGTCGTCGACCTGGGGTGCGGGCCGGGCCACCTGACGTCGGTGCTGTTCGCGCGCTGGCCGGACGCGGTCGTCGACGCGATCGACTCGTCCCTGGACATGGTCGCCGCGGCCCGGGCGAGCGGCGTCGAGGCCGTGCAGCAGGACGTCGTGGCGTGGATGCCGACCCCGGACACGGACGTCGTCGTGACGAACGCCGTGCTGCAGTGGGTGCCGTCGCACCCGGACCTGCTGCCGCGTTGGATCGCCGCGCTGCCCGCCGGGGCGTCGTTCGCGATGCAGGTCCCGGGGAACTTCGGCGCGCCCTCCCATGGCCTGCTCCGCGAGCTCGCCGAGGAGGACGAGTGGCGCGGCCGGGTCGTCCTGCGGGGAGCGAGCACGGTGCTCGAACCGACGGAGTACACGTCGCTGCTGTCCGCGGCCGGCGCCGACGTCGACGCCTGGGAGACGACCTACGTGCAGCGCCTCACCGGCGAGGACCCGGTCCTGCACTGGATCAGCGGGACGGCGATGCGCCCGGTCCGGCACGCGCTCGACGACGCGGACTACGCGCGGTTCACCGCCCGGCTCGCGCCCCGGTTGCGCGAGGCCTACCCGCGGGAGCGGGACGGCACGACGTGGTTCCCGTTCCGTCGGATCTTCGCGGTGGCCCGGAAACGCTAG
- a CDS encoding alpha/beta hydrolase — MRFTSEQRLDDGVGERGFTLGEIPGILWTPGSASAPAPLILLGHPGGLHKMYPRLVARARHSAAEGYAAATIELPWSGDRPRSAAAEQARADLRRALEAGEPVDDEIVDRLVLPLVEKAVPEWRAALDALLSLPEIGGPVGYAGGVIAIGIRLAVVEPRISAALLFAGSFVPRTLFEEARQVTIPLQVLLQWDDEGNDRKMALDLFDAFGAKEKTLHANMGGHTGVPQFEGDAGNRFFARHLK, encoded by the coding sequence ATGCGATTCACTTCCGAACAGCGCCTCGACGACGGCGTCGGAGAACGCGGGTTCACCCTCGGCGAGATCCCCGGCATCCTGTGGACGCCCGGATCCGCATCCGCACCGGCCCCGCTGATCCTGCTCGGCCATCCCGGCGGACTGCACAAGATGTACCCCCGACTGGTTGCCCGGGCCCGGCACTCCGCGGCGGAGGGCTACGCCGCGGCCACCATCGAGCTCCCCTGGAGCGGTGACCGGCCCCGTTCCGCCGCCGCCGAACAGGCCCGCGCCGACCTGCGCCGGGCACTGGAGGCCGGCGAGCCGGTCGACGACGAGATCGTCGACCGGCTCGTTCTCCCGCTGGTCGAAAAGGCGGTCCCGGAATGGCGGGCCGCCCTGGACGCCCTCCTTTCGCTGCCCGAGATCGGCGGCCCGGTCGGGTACGCGGGAGGGGTGATCGCCATCGGCATCCGGTTGGCTGTGGTCGAGCCGCGCATCTCAGCCGCCCTTCTGTTCGCCGGGAGTTTCGTGCCCCGCACCCTGTTCGAGGAGGCCCGGCAGGTCACCATTCCGCTGCAGGTCCTGCTGCAGTGGGACGACGAAGGAAACGACCGGAAGATGGCCCTGGACCTGTTCGACGCCTTCGGCGCCAAGGAGAAGACGCTGCACGCCAATATGGGCGGGCACACCGGCGTCCCGCAGTTCGAGGGGGACGCCGGGAACCGGTTCTTCGCCCGGCACCTGAAGTGA
- a CDS encoding MmpS family transport accessory protein: protein MVLAAVGLAVVLLLGVALVVALRSGDRGPSPAPAAPTAAAAPGPSTTSTTAPSTTPAPALATVDYEVTSDGPLVDVTYADGTGVHSLSHVPAPWATKVQIPAGPMPGALVIAQAAGRATKVSCRILIDGVQVAEMFVRGASPVMCRPGD, encoded by the coding sequence GTGGTCCTGGCCGCGGTCGGGCTGGCCGTCGTGCTGCTCCTCGGCGTGGCTCTCGTCGTGGCCCTGCGTTCCGGTGACCGCGGCCCGTCGCCGGCGCCGGCCGCCCCGACCGCCGCCGCCGCTCCGGGCCCCAGCACGACGTCCACCACCGCGCCCAGCACGACGCCGGCTCCGGCGCTCGCCACGGTCGACTACGAGGTGACCAGCGACGGACCCCTGGTCGACGTGACCTACGCCGACGGGACGGGCGTGCACAGCCTGTCCCACGTCCCGGCCCCCTGGGCGACGAAGGTGCAGATCCCGGCCGGCCCGATGCCGGGTGCTCTCGTCATCGCCCAGGCGGCGGGCCGGGCCACGAAGGTCTCCTGCCGGATCCTGATCGACGGGGTCCAGGTGGCGGAGATGTTCGTCCGCGGCGCGAGCCCGGTGATGTGCAGGCCGGGCGACTGA
- a CDS encoding HNH endonuclease family protein: protein MRTARVIPALLLVLLTVSGCATLADRLPVDFPGVSVETAAAAAPSGAAADVLATLPVKGRAPKTGYTRDEFGPAWADVDRNGCDTRNDVLARDMTGETFKPGTHECIVLTGTLNDPYTGKAISFTRGQGTSEKVQIDHVVALSDAWQKGAQQLDAAARRNLGNDPLNLLAVDGPTNNAKRDGDAATWLPPAKAYRCDYVARQVAVKAKYALWITQAEHDAIADILRTCPGEPVPVDDTVPGPVHSTGT from the coding sequence GTGCGAACGGCCCGGGTCATCCCCGCTCTCCTCCTGGTCCTCCTGACGGTGTCGGGGTGCGCCACGCTGGCGGATCGGCTCCCGGTCGACTTCCCCGGCGTCTCCGTCGAGACGGCCGCCGCGGCCGCACCGTCCGGCGCGGCCGCCGACGTGCTCGCCACGCTGCCGGTCAAGGGCCGCGCACCGAAGACCGGCTACACCCGGGACGAGTTCGGGCCGGCCTGGGCGGACGTCGACCGCAACGGCTGCGACACCCGCAACGACGTCCTGGCCAGGGACATGACCGGCGAGACCTTCAAGCCGGGCACCCACGAGTGCATCGTCCTCACCGGCACGCTGAACGACCCGTACACCGGGAAGGCGATCTCGTTCACCCGCGGCCAGGGCACGAGCGAGAAGGTGCAGATCGACCATGTCGTCGCGTTGTCCGACGCCTGGCAGAAGGGCGCCCAGCAGCTCGACGCCGCCGCCCGGCGCAACCTCGGGAACGACCCGCTGAACCTGCTCGCCGTCGACGGCCCGACGAACAACGCCAAGCGCGACGGCGACGCCGCCACCTGGCTGCCCCCGGCCAAGGCCTACCGCTGCGACTACGTGGCACGCCAGGTCGCCGTCAAGGCCAAGTACGCGCTGTGGATCACCCAGGCCGAGCACGACGCCATCGCCGACATCCTCCGCACCTGCCCCGGCGAGCCGGTTCCGGTGGACGACACCGTGCCCGGTCCGGTTCACTCGACGGGGACGTAA
- a CDS encoding substrate-binding domain-containing protein: protein MRGATALVSQRQDSLDVAFVIPRSGPEGIFGPSCEACGKLAVDEINSASGVLTRELRLHVVNGGQAPERVARDVDALVRAGKVQAVAGWHISAVRQQIDRVVAGRVPYVYSTLYEGGERTEGVFLTGETPDRQVLPALTWMARELAVRTWCIVGDDYVWPRASARVARRFARRSAGIRVLDEVFVPLGTEDFASAVRRVRGSGARGVLMFLVGSDAVRFNRAFVAAGLDQRCVRLSPLMEENMLLASGVANTRDLYATAGFFEALVTSAGLDFSRRYVERFGITAPALNSMGESCYEALTFMARLAERAGSIELDRLCAAADELAYESPRGVVRMVGNHLLQSVYLARAEGLEFDVIAQLAGPPRS, encoded by the coding sequence ATGCGAGGCGCAACCGCCCTGGTGAGTCAGCGTCAGGACTCGCTGGATGTCGCATTCGTCATCCCGCGCAGTGGTCCGGAGGGAATTTTCGGACCATCCTGCGAGGCCTGCGGGAAGCTCGCCGTGGACGAGATCAACTCGGCGAGCGGGGTGCTGACGCGCGAGCTTCGGCTGCATGTCGTCAACGGAGGGCAGGCCCCGGAGCGGGTGGCTCGCGATGTGGACGCGCTGGTCCGCGCCGGGAAGGTGCAGGCGGTCGCGGGGTGGCACATCTCCGCGGTGCGCCAGCAGATCGACCGGGTGGTGGCCGGCCGGGTGCCGTACGTGTACTCCACGTTGTACGAGGGCGGGGAACGCACGGAAGGCGTCTTTCTCACCGGGGAGACTCCGGACCGCCAGGTTCTTCCGGCGCTGACGTGGATGGCGCGGGAGCTGGCCGTGCGGACCTGGTGCATCGTCGGTGACGACTATGTGTGGCCGCGGGCGTCGGCCCGGGTGGCACGTCGGTTCGCGCGGCGCTCGGCGGGCATCCGGGTCCTCGACGAGGTGTTCGTGCCGCTCGGCACGGAGGACTTCGCCTCGGCTGTGCGGCGCGTGCGCGGCAGCGGGGCGCGCGGTGTGTTGATGTTCCTCGTCGGGTCGGACGCGGTGCGGTTCAACCGTGCCTTCGTCGCGGCTGGTCTCGACCAGCGGTGTGTGCGCCTGAGTCCGTTGATGGAGGAGAACATGCTGCTGGCCAGCGGCGTGGCGAACACCCGGGACCTGTACGCCACGGCGGGGTTCTTCGAGGCGCTGGTGACCTCTGCGGGGCTGGACTTCTCCCGCCGCTACGTCGAGCGGTTCGGGATCACCGCGCCTGCGCTCAACTCGATGGGGGAGTCCTGCTACGAGGCGTTGACGTTCATGGCGAGGCTCGCCGAGCGGGCCGGGAGCATCGAGCTGGACCGGTTGTGTGCGGCGGCGGACGAGCTGGCCTACGAGAGCCCGCGCGGGGTGGTGCGCATGGTGGGGAACCACCTGTTGCAGAGCGTGTACCTCGCGCGGGCAGAGGGGCTCGAGTTCGACGTCATCGCCCAGCTCGCAGGTCCACCGCGGAGCTGA
- a CDS encoding ArsR/SmtB family transcription factor: MVVGNVDAEHADRVFHALADATRRDIVAVVLRGEQSVSDLARRYPMSFAAVQKHVVVLERAGLVTKQRRGREQRVRGNVDTLREAHRLLDQLEVVWRQRLDSIDAILADPPEAGPNEGASS, from the coding sequence ATGGTTGTAGGAAATGTCGATGCGGAACACGCCGACCGGGTCTTCCACGCACTCGCGGACGCCACCCGGCGGGACATCGTCGCGGTGGTGCTGCGCGGCGAGCAGTCCGTGTCCGACCTCGCCCGCCGCTATCCGATGAGTTTTGCGGCCGTGCAGAAGCACGTCGTCGTGCTCGAGCGCGCCGGTCTGGTCACCAAGCAACGGCGAGGCCGCGAGCAACGCGTGCGCGGCAACGTCGACACCCTGCGCGAGGCCCATCGCCTGCTCGATCAGCTCGAAGTGGTGTGGCGACAGCGCCTGGACAGCATCGACGCGATCCTCGCCGACCCGCCCGAGGCCGGACCGAACGAAGGAGCGAGCTCGTGA
- a CDS encoding YdcF family protein, translating to MGPEPAAARAVPGRAAPRWIRRLLLGTVLMAVIIVGGTAFRVWQVARVDGDRPVDAVVVLGAAQYAGEPSPVLAARLKHALALYRDGLAPRIVTVGGKQVGDLYTEAEAGRRYLTARGVPATAIDMVDEGTDTLGSLKSVAARAGQEGWSSALVVSDPWHSLRARTMARDAGLDAWTSPTRSGPVVQTRETQARYIFRETGALLYYRLTHASAETENTGLG from the coding sequence ATGGGCCCCGAGCCCGCGGCGGCGCGCGCCGTCCCCGGCCGCGCCGCGCCCCGCTGGATCCGGCGGCTGCTGCTCGGCACGGTGCTGATGGCCGTGATCATCGTGGGCGGCACCGCGTTCCGCGTCTGGCAGGTCGCCCGGGTGGACGGGGACCGGCCCGTCGACGCGGTGGTCGTGCTCGGGGCCGCGCAGTACGCCGGCGAGCCCAGCCCGGTCCTCGCCGCCCGGCTCAAGCACGCGCTCGCGCTCTACCGGGACGGCCTCGCCCCGCGGATCGTCACGGTCGGGGGCAAGCAGGTCGGGGACCTCTACACCGAGGCCGAGGCGGGCCGTCGCTACCTGACCGCGCGGGGCGTCCCCGCCACGGCGATCGACATGGTCGACGAGGGCACGGACACCCTCGGCAGCCTCAAGTCCGTCGCCGCCCGGGCCGGGCAGGAGGGGTGGAGCAGCGCGCTCGTCGTCAGCGACCCGTGGCACTCGCTGCGCGCCCGCACCATGGCGCGGGACGCGGGACTGGACGCCTGGACGTCCCCGACCCGCAGCGGGCCGGTCGTGCAGACCCGGGAGACGCAGGCGCGCTACATCTTCCGGGAGACCGGGGCGCTGCTCTACTACCGGCTCACCCACGCGTCCGCGGAGACCGAGAACACCGGGCTCGGATGA
- a CDS encoding DUF732 domain-containing protein: MLSGVVLLAGCALAGITTTALGATSALTASAGARGDAAYLAAVADRPSFQGYTDAQLVDLGHEVCTSLESGTSRSTLVGSAVSAGVGARDALVLVDAASDSYCPAYSRR; the protein is encoded by the coding sequence GTGCTCTCGGGCGTCGTCCTGCTCGCCGGTTGCGCGCTCGCCGGCATCACCACGACGGCGCTGGGCGCGACGAGCGCGCTCACCGCCTCGGCGGGCGCGCGCGGGGACGCCGCCTACCTGGCCGCCGTGGCGGACCGGCCCTCGTTCCAGGGCTACACCGACGCCCAGCTCGTCGACCTCGGGCACGAGGTGTGCACCTCGCTCGAGTCGGGGACGTCCCGCAGCACCCTGGTCGGCTCGGCGGTGTCCGCGGGTGTCGGGGCCCGGGACGCGCTCGTGCTGGTCGATGCCGCGAGCGACTCGTACTGCCCGGCCTACTCGCGCCGCTGA
- a CDS encoding fluoride efflux transporter FluC has protein sequence MVSAVAVGGIAGAEARYGLGLALPHRPSQWPWSTLLINISDCVPIGVLMVVITELVDAHPLTRPLCWPPPSRKAWTCPR, from the coding sequence ATGGTCTCGGCGGTCGCCGTCGGCGGTATCGCGGGCGCGGAGGCTCGGTACGGGCTGGGGCTGGCATTGCCGCACCGACCGTCGCAGTGGCCGTGGTCGACCCTCCTGATCAACATCAGCGACTGTGTGCCGATCGGGGTGCTGATGGTCGTGATCACCGAGCTCGTCGACGCTCACCCGCTGACCCGCCCTCTGTGCTGGCCACCGCCATCGAGGAAGGCCTGGACCTGTCCTCGATGA
- a CDS encoding YccF domain-containing protein produces the protein MRTIGNVLWFVLVGWWLALAYLAAGIVACLLVVTIPFGIASFRLAGYSLWPFGRTIAHDRYAGMPSMIGNVLWVVLFGWWLALAHVAAGIAMIVTIVGIPLGLASFKLAVAALLPLGARIVPVDALRYGYPEPRPLAHR, from the coding sequence GTGCGCACGATCGGTAACGTCCTGTGGTTCGTCCTCGTCGGCTGGTGGCTCGCCCTGGCCTACCTCGCGGCCGGCATCGTCGCGTGCCTGCTCGTCGTCACCATCCCGTTCGGCATCGCCTCGTTCCGGCTCGCGGGTTACTCGCTCTGGCCGTTCGGCCGCACGATCGCGCACGACCGGTACGCCGGCATGCCGTCGATGATCGGCAACGTGCTGTGGGTCGTGCTCTTCGGCTGGTGGCTGGCGCTCGCCCACGTCGCGGCCGGGATCGCGATGATCGTGACGATCGTCGGCATCCCGCTCGGTCTCGCGTCGTTCAAGCTGGCCGTCGCCGCGCTGCTCCCGCTGGGGGCACGGATCGTGCCCGTCGACGCGCTGCGGTACGGCTACCCCGAGCCGCGCCCGCTCGCCCACCGCTGA
- a CDS encoding AmiS/UreI family transporter produces MLLAVVLLYVGAVLGVNGIWLVGQARAAEDVERAPAHAGTGAGEPAEVPASVGGRGAEPAAARRERSPLLIQNREVAVLNIFTGFIGVVIALILLVQGAVGNNLASVRGGGFILLFAFTYLWVAFNQYLNAGGRAFGWYCLFVAITAIPAGIYTLQNANGNIALIWLGINWFLWAILWGLFWALLALELPIARLTGWLAIVEGIATAWALGFAVLIGVFSF; encoded by the coding sequence ATGTTGCTCGCCGTTGTGTTGTTGTACGTCGGAGCCGTTCTCGGGGTGAACGGGATCTGGCTGGTCGGACAGGCTCGCGCGGCGGAGGACGTCGAGCGGGCCCCGGCCCACGCTGGCACCGGGGCCGGCGAGCCGGCGGAGGTACCGGCCTCGGTCGGCGGCCGCGGTGCCGAACCGGCCGCGGCCCGCAGGGAACGCTCGCCGCTGCTCATCCAAAATCGCGAAGTCGCGGTGCTCAACATCTTCACCGGCTTCATCGGCGTGGTGATCGCGCTGATCCTCCTGGTGCAGGGCGCCGTCGGCAACAACCTCGCCTCCGTACGCGGCGGAGGCTTCATCCTCCTGTTCGCGTTCACCTACCTCTGGGTGGCGTTCAATCAGTACCTCAACGCCGGCGGGCGGGCCTTCGGGTGGTACTGCCTGTTCGTCGCCATCACCGCGATCCCGGCGGGGATCTACACCCTGCAGAACGCGAACGGGAACATCGCCCTGATCTGGCTGGGCATCAACTGGTTCCTGTGGGCCATCCTGTGGGGGTTGTTCTGGGCGCTCCTCGCACTCGAGCTACCGATCGCCCGGCTCACCGGGTGGCTCGCCATCGTCGAGGGCATCGCCACGGCGTGGGCCCTCGGCTTCGCCGTGCTGATCGGGGTCTTCTCGTTCTGA
- a CDS encoding FmdB family zinc ribbon protein: protein MPVYVFACPACGRFELTRPMTRAGEAAACPECGREARRVFTPPNHPLLRSEVRRALGAEEASAHEPRVVSQTRGRPLRHRADPTPPWVLH, encoded by the coding sequence ATGCCGGTCTACGTCTTCGCCTGCCCGGCCTGTGGGCGGTTCGAGCTGACCCGGCCGATGACCCGGGCAGGCGAGGCCGCGGCCTGTCCGGAGTGCGGCCGCGAGGCTCGGCGGGTGTTCACCCCGCCGAACCACCCCTTGCTGCGCAGTGAGGTGCGGCGCGCGCTCGGGGCGGAAGAGGCCAGCGCGCACGAGCCGCGCGTCGTCAGCCAGACGCGCGGCCGCCCACTCCGGCACCGGGCGGACCCGACCCCACCGTGGGTCCTGCACTGA
- the dnaG gene encoding DNA primase, whose product MAGRIRDSDISEVRDRTRIEEVVGEYVSLRRAGAGSLKGLCPFHDEKSPSFNVRPTHGTFHCFGCGEGGSVIDFIMKMEVVGFPEAVERLADRIGLKLTYEGGGSSVQRDRGTRSRLLEANRRAAEFYAAQLRTPEAAPAVQFLTARGFGTAAAEQFGCGYAPAGWDMLTKHLLKQGFTFEELTKAGLSKEGRRGPIDRFHRRLLWPIKDLGGDVVGFGARRLFDDDQIEAKYLNTSDTPVYRKTHVLFGLDLAKREIAKRRQVVVVEGYTDVMAMHLAGVPTAVASCGTAFGSEHVSVLRRLLGDDSFDLGEVIYTFDGDAAGQAAALKAFEGDQSFAAQTFVCIAPDGQDPCELRQSHGDTAVRDLVARREPLFEFAIRSILKDHDLDTAEGRVAALQRCVPLVAQIRREDLRDEYARRLAGWTSWDDIAMVVRRVRESAGGGTADRSRGRSRPVPLPSRDDPRLHLQREALKAALQIPAVAGPSYDELPEQAFTHPAFAAVHRGIQAAGGVCSGMQGSAWIEAAAAECGPEERGLVSELAVEPLELPRRRNGDAATDESRYIASVLAGVRLALVDQQIAEVKSRLQRTNPVEEFEAYNELFGDLVPLEQYRIALRDKASGAVH is encoded by the coding sequence GTGGCAGGCCGGATCCGGGACAGTGACATCTCCGAGGTCCGTGACCGCACCCGCATCGAGGAGGTCGTGGGCGAGTACGTCTCGCTGCGCCGGGCGGGCGCCGGGTCGCTGAAGGGCCTGTGCCCCTTCCACGACGAGAAGTCCCCGTCGTTCAACGTCCGCCCCACCCACGGCACGTTCCACTGCTTCGGCTGCGGCGAGGGCGGCAGCGTCATCGACTTCATCATGAAGATGGAGGTCGTCGGCTTCCCGGAGGCCGTCGAGCGGCTCGCGGACCGCATCGGCCTGAAGCTGACCTACGAGGGCGGCGGCAGCTCCGTCCAGCGGGACCGGGGGACCCGGTCCCGGCTGCTCGAGGCGAACAGGCGCGCGGCCGAGTTCTACGCCGCACAGCTCAGGACCCCCGAGGCCGCGCCCGCCGTCCAGTTCCTCACCGCCCGCGGGTTCGGCACCGCCGCGGCGGAGCAGTTCGGCTGCGGCTACGCGCCCGCCGGCTGGGACATGCTCACGAAGCACCTGCTCAAGCAGGGCTTCACGTTCGAGGAGCTGACCAAGGCCGGGCTGTCGAAGGAGGGCCGCCGCGGCCCGATCGACCGGTTCCACCGCCGCCTGCTCTGGCCGATCAAGGACCTCGGCGGGGACGTCGTCGGGTTCGGCGCCCGCCGGCTGTTCGACGACGACCAGATCGAGGCCAAGTACCTCAACACCAGCGACACCCCCGTCTACCGCAAGACGCACGTGCTCTTCGGGCTGGACCTCGCCAAGCGCGAGATCGCCAAGCGACGGCAGGTGGTCGTCGTCGAGGGGTACACGGACGTCATGGCGATGCACCTCGCGGGCGTGCCCACCGCCGTCGCGTCCTGTGGGACGGCGTTCGGGTCCGAGCACGTCAGCGTGCTGCGCCGGCTGCTCGGGGACGACTCGTTCGACCTGGGCGAGGTCATCTACACCTTCGACGGCGATGCGGCGGGCCAGGCGGCGGCGCTCAAGGCGTTCGAGGGGGACCAGTCCTTCGCCGCGCAGACCTTCGTCTGCATCGCGCCGGACGGCCAGGACCCCTGCGAGCTGCGCCAGAGCCACGGCGACACCGCGGTCCGCGACCTCGTCGCCCGCCGCGAGCCGCTGTTCGAGTTCGCGATCCGCTCGATCCTCAAGGACCACGATCTCGACACCGCCGAGGGCCGCGTCGCCGCTCTGCAGCGCTGCGTCCCGCTGGTCGCGCAGATCCGCCGCGAGGACCTGCGGGACGAGTACGCGCGCCGGCTCGCGGGATGGACCAGCTGGGACGACATCGCGATGGTCGTGCGGCGCGTCCGGGAGAGCGCGGGCGGCGGGACCGCGGACCGCTCGCGCGGCAGGAGCCGGCCCGTGCCGCTGCCGAGCCGGGACGACCCGCGGCTGCATCTGCAGCGCGAGGCGCTGAAGGCGGCTCTGCAGATCCCGGCTGTCGCCGGCCCGTCCTACGACGAGCTGCCCGAACAGGCCTTCACCCACCCCGCCTTCGCTGCGGTGCACCGCGGCATCCAGGCCGCCGGTGGCGTGTGCTCGGGGATGCAGGGCTCGGCGTGGATCGAGGCCGCCGCCGCGGAGTGCGGTCCGGAGGAGCGCGGGCTGGTCAGCGAGCTGGCCGTCGAGCCCCTCGAGCTGCCCCGGCGGCGCAACGGGGACGCCGCCACGGACGAGTCCCGCTACATCGCGAGCGTGCTGGCCGGGGTCCGGCTCGCGCTCGTCGACCAGCAGATCGCGGAGGTGAAGTCGCGGCTGCAGCGGACGAACCCCGTCGAGGAGTTCGAGGCCTACAACGAGCTGTTCGGGGACCTCGTCCCGCTGGAGCAGTACCGGATCGCGTTGCGGGACAAGGCGTCCGGAGCCGTCCATTGA
- a CDS encoding MarR family winged helix-turn-helix transcriptional regulator, with protein sequence MASAPLVPHGASTAQPLNTLLARAMHRVARHVESTLAGTGISLEQWRVLDLLADGDGHSMSEIAEHAMVPAPTLTKIVDRLVDNALVHRRVDERDRRRVLVFTTDHGADLHAGLAPQVGKAENDAMSELGPDDAAQFIELLTSVAARPAPTGDG encoded by the coding sequence GTGGCCTCAGCGCCCCTCGTGCCCCACGGAGCGTCGACGGCACAACCGCTCAACACGCTGCTCGCCCGTGCCATGCACCGCGTGGCACGACATGTCGAGTCGACCCTCGCCGGCACCGGGATCTCCCTGGAGCAGTGGCGTGTGCTGGACCTACTCGCCGACGGCGACGGGCACTCCATGTCCGAGATCGCCGAGCACGCCATGGTGCCCGCCCCGACACTGACGAAGATCGTCGACCGGCTCGTCGACAACGCGCTGGTCCACCGCCGGGTCGACGAGCGAGACCGCCGCCGGGTCCTCGTCTTCACCACCGATCACGGAGCCGACCTGCACGCGGGACTTGCTCCGCAGGTCGGCAAGGCGGAGAACGACGCCATGTCCGAGCTCGGGCCGGACGACGCCGCGCAGTTCATCGAGCTCCTCACCAGCGTCGCCGCCCGACCCGCGCCGACAGGCGACGGGTGA